AAGATGAGTCTTCAGCTTTTTATTTCAGTACAACAAATGGGATCAACTCTAAAACTTGTGGAATTTAGTATTGAATACACATCTAAAAGAATTGGATCATTGAAAATTTTTTGTAATATCTTTTATGATACCTTCATGATTTGTTACAATAAAATTAATGGGTTTAAAATAGCCTCCATTACTATCTTCAGCTGAACAAGCAGTTAAACCTACTATTAAGTCCATTTCAGCTTTAAAACGAATCAAATCACCTTGCTTAGAAGTCGGTGGCAATACTTTAAGTTTTCCTGTAGCATCAAATTGAACATTCATAAAAATATTGAAAGCAGTTGGTATTTCGTCAATTTCAATATCATATCTCATCAAATTCTTATATAAGTTTTCCAAACAACTGGGGTGGTAAGAAGGATTATTATACATAATTTTAAATGTTTCTGGACTACAAGGTGCTAATAGGAAATCATTTCTGCCGTTGCTATCCTCTTTAATTTCCATCATTTTTTGGGAGCGATTACTCCATAAAAAATTTCCTTTGGTTAATAAGATGGTTTCTTCAAAATCCATGGTCTTTCCTGACGAAATTC
The genomic region above belongs to Mariniflexile litorale and contains:
- a CDS encoding urea carboxylase-associated family protein: MEGVNIIAPQSGAAFEMDKGDTLTVIDPLGKQVSDMVLFNRADKKERISSGKTMDFEETILLTKGNFLWSNRSQKMMEIKEDSNGRNDFLLAPCSPETFKIMYNNPSYHPSCLENLYKNLMRYDIEIDEIPTAFNIFMNVQFDATGKLKVLPPTSKQGDLIRFKAEMDLIVGLTACSAEDSNGGYFKPINFIVTNHEGIIKDITKNFQ